The following are from one region of the Dreissena polymorpha isolate Duluth1 chromosome 2, UMN_Dpol_1.0, whole genome shotgun sequence genome:
- the LOC127866002 gene encoding poly(ADP-ribose) glycohydrolase-like — protein sequence MELENDPRDPHTKPSPKREGSQAWRGTPMHILNKLADTGAPHGPLKPTETHKVMFQTPFTYDPNSTKPPKVFPNFLDKWDQYHVRMPCSNMNEYPVNNKILKRWDLIQRVLIAEIESPQDFAEKVLEYNNQYYEKWDFKTFISFFDVASKEEKQHFFSSEGILRKMANLALQLPHLCPTPIPLLKRGTNMSVTLSQQQIGCLLANAFFCTFPRRNSRKRSSEFFNYPTINFNTLLCGPPSVVRFEKLRCIFHYFRRVFKKMPLGTVTFTRQCIKDLPIWFDEKTTLRGLHVSSEGTIEDDGKGLLQVDFANMFLGGGVLGNGCVQEEIRFLICPEMMVSRLFTECLDKNECLIMTGCERFSDYTGYSSTFEWKEDYIDVTPRDIWGRIQCEVVAIDALVIYDHKSQFKMGSVMRELNKAYCGFASVDPNIKKLPAVCTGNWGCGAFGGDKQLKALIQLMAAAKAGRDLCYFTFDDVKLRDDIYELHKYLTSDNPLSINQLLKVINSYRAKILQKSSWTKRTGPGLYEYILGSPDGADIDQLQDEDLASQPESHNAQSIDPASLEFGSEEYNDDDDIVVSEEKKLKRDDSIDYKANTP from the exons ATGGAGTTAGAGAATGACCCTCGGGACCCACACACAAAACCCTCCCCAAAGAGGGAGGGCAGCCAAGCATGGCGG GGCACTCCAATGCACATACTGAACAAGCTGGCAGATACAGGTGCACCTCATGGCCCTCTGAAGCCCACAGAAACTCACAAAGTGATGTTTCAAACACCA TTCACCTATGACCCGAACAGCACTAAGCCACCCAAGGTCTTCCCGAACTTCCTGGATAAGTGGGACCAATATCATGTGAGGATGCCCTGTTCCAACATGAACGAATACCCTGTCAACAACAAG ATATTAAAACGCTGGGATCTAATACAAAGAGTGCTCATTGCTGAAATTGAAAGTCCACAGGATTTTGCT gaaAAGGTCTTGGAATATAATAACCAGTATTATGAAAAGTGGGACTTCAAAACATTCATTTCGTTTTTTGATGTG GCTTCAAAGGAGGAAAAGCAGCATTTCTTTTCCAGTGAGGGTATACTTAGAAAGATGGCTAATCTGGCTCTGCAGCTGCCGCATTTGTGTCCAACA CCTATTCCATTGTTAAAAAGGGGCACCAACATGAGTGTGACCTTGAGTCAGCAGCAGATTGGTTGCCTCTTGGCCAATGCATTCTTCTGCACGTTTCCACGCCGCAACTCCCGCAAAAGATCATCAGAGTTCTTCAACTATCCAACCATCAACTTTAATAC GCTGTTATGTGGCCCACCATCAGTTGTGAGATTTGAAAAGTTGAGatgcatttttcattatttccgCAGAGTTTTTAAAAAGA TGCCACTGGGAACGGTGACGTTCACCAGACAGTGTATCAAGGACCTGCCTATATGGTTCGATGAGAAGACAACCCTGCGAGGGCTGCACGTCTCATCCGAGGGCACCATTGAGGATGATGGGAAGGGATTGCTGCAG gTTGATTTTGCGAACATGTTTCTGGGAGGAGGGGTGCTGGGTAATGGGTGTGTACAGGAGGAGATACGCTTTCTCATCTGCCCTGAGATGATGGTGTCCAGACTGTTCACTGAGTGCCTTGACAAGAATGAGTGTCTCATCATGACGG GCTGTGAGAGGTTCAGCGACTATACTGGCTACTCCAGCACTTTTGAATGGAAGGAAGACTATATAGATGTCACACCAAG AGATATCTGGGGCAGGATACAATGTGAGGTGGTAGCCATTGATGCCTTGGTGATATACGACCACAAGTCACAGTTCAAAATGGGGTCTGTGATGCGGGAACTTAACAAG GCCTATTGTGGCTTTGCCAGTGTTGACCCGAACATTAAGAAGCTGCCAGCTGTGTGTACAGGAAACTGGGGCTGCGGGGCCTTTGGAGGGGACAAACAACTCAAAG CTCTTATACAGTTGATGGCAGCAGCTAAGGCAGGCAGGGACCTCTGCTATTTCACGTTTGACGATGTAAAGCTAAGGGATGACATCTACGAACTTCACAAATATCTAACGTCGGACAATCCACTATCAATTA ACCAATTGCTGAAAGTAATTAATAGCTACAGAGCAAAGATTCTTCAGAAGTCATCATGGACCAAGAGGACTGGGCCGGGGCTCTATGAATACATTCTGGGTTCGCCAGATGGTGCAGACATAGACCAATTGCAGGATGAAGATCTGGCCAGTCAACCAGAGAGTCACAACGCACAGTCGATTGATCCAGCAAGTTTAGAATTTGGTAGCGAAGAatataacgatgatgatgatattgttgTGTCGGAGGAGAAGAAATTGAAAAGGGACGATTCCATAGACTATAAAGCTAATACGCCTTAA